The window AAGGGTTTAAGGCCCTTGGCCATCTCTGTCTTGTCCAGCGAATTGGGAAAGCCAAAACAGTTTTCGCCGTTCCATGTAAGGGTGATAAGGCGTATGCCTTTTTGATGCCAGGCGTCGAGGTTTTCGAGTCTGCCCGCAATGGGGCGTCCATCCTCGAAGCTAAGGATGGCGCTTGTTTTTCCGGCTTTTGAATTTTTGACCACGTCGTTCCCTGTAAGGGCCTGGGCTATACTATCGCTGTGCCGAACCAGGGCATTCTCAAAAACCTTGAGACAGTACGCGATATATTCATCATCAGGAAATTGCCCGCCGGCATTGGCAAAAGAGTCTGATCCCGGGCCGGGCATGAAGATTGCGAAAAACTGTGCCATGGCCCCGTATTCTTTGAGCCTTTTAATGTCCAGCATGGTGTCGGTGGTAAAAATATCTTCCCGTTTTTTCTGATACGCTGTCATGAGGGTATCGCAGTGCATGTCGATAAATTTCATGGTTCAAGTATAGAGCTAATACCCCGCACCAGGCAAGTTGTTTACAACAATAATCCTAAACCCTATACTATATATATGAGCGATTATGATTTCTTCTTGACAGATTCCCTCGAAAAGGTTCTGCCTGTGGCAAGGCCCCGCTGCATTGAAGACGGAAAATCAATTCCTGTTTTCCCCGGGACAATTCCCGCAGTGCAGCTTGTTTATGCAAAAAACAGGGGCGAAAAACGCGCTTTTATGCCGCTTCCCTTTTCAATTGAGGTAGAAGGCGCTCCGGTCAGGGCAGAATGCCGTTCCGTGGAACTTGTTCCGGTTGATTTTCCCTCCAACGAAAAAACAGACGAAGGCTATATTACCCATGATCCGGCCATGTTGCCGGATCTTTTGGTGCCTCTCAACGAAGGAAAAATAATCCCCCAGACCAATCAGTACAATGCGGTGTGGATTGAATTCCCCGGCATCACTGCCTCGCAGAAGGGCAAGCACAATGTGAAGATTGTCATCAAATCCGATGACAAAATAGTGTTCGGCAATGGTGATGAATTCAGGGTTCCTGAAAACGCGCAATACAAGACCTGCCTTAATCTTACCCTGGATGTATTGGGCGAGACCCTCCCTGCCCAAACCCTGCTCCATACCCAGTGGTTTCACGCCGACTGCCTTGCAAGCTATTACCGCGTTGTTCCCCTTGGCGAAGAACACTGGAAAATCATCGACGCTTTTATCGAACCCATGATGAGCCGTTACGGCATCAATACCCTGCTTACTCCGGTGTTTACTCCGCCTTTGGACACTGCCTATGGAACCGAGCGCCTTACGGTACAGCTTGCGGATATCGCAAAACAAGGCGATGTCTACACATTCGGTTTTGAGAAACTTGAACGCTGGTGCAGGATAAGCAAAAAGCACGGTATCACTCACCTGGAAATTGCCCATCTCTTTTCCCAATGGGGCGCCAAGTATACGCCCAAGATCATGGCAAAAGAAAACGGGATGGAAAAAAAGATCTTCGGTTGGGATGTTCCTTCCGACAGCCCCGAATACCGGAAATTCCTGGAACAGTTTTTGCCTGCTTTAAGAACGGCCTGCGCCCAATTCGGTTATGACAAGGAGCACACCATATTCCATGTGTCTGACGAACCTCATGGAGACGGACAGATGGAAAATTACAGAAAAGCCAAAGCCCAGATTGCGGATCTCGTGGAAGGCAGCCTCATTGTTGACGCGTTGAGCGATTTTAATTTTTACAAGCAGGGGCTTGTTGAACATCCGGTGCCGGCAAACGACGCCATTACCCCCTTCCTTGAGGCAGGGATAAAAAACCTTTGGGTGTATTACTGCGTGGGCCAAAGCCGCCGTGTACCCAACCGCTTTATCGCCCTTCCTTCTCCCCGTACCCGGGCCATGGGGGTGCTTATGTATCTTTACAATATAGCAGGCTTCCTCCAGTGGGGTTACAATTACTACTATTCTGCCCTATCCAAAAGCCTCGTCGATCCGTACTTAAAAACCGGGGGGCTGAAGGACTGGCCTGGGGGTGATCCCTTCCTGGTGTATCCGGGGGCGGATGGCAAACCGGTTTCGTCAATTCATGCGGAAGCGCACCGCGAAGGCCTCGAAGACATGAGGATACTTGCCCTTGCGGAAACGATAAAGGGGAGGGACGCGGTGCTGAAAATAATCAACGAAGGCTTTGAAGGGACTATGACCTTCTTTCATTATCCCCTTGAAGCTTCGTACTATACTGAATTAAGGGAGAAAATCGCGGCATTGATTCGAGAATCAATACGATAATCAAAATATGAAGAAACACATCCTTTTTCTGCTGCTGCCATTTCTTGTTATTGCGGCTTTTCCTGTCAGCGCCGATCAGTTTGCCTATAAGCACAAGGCTGGCGACAAATACCGCATCATTTCCACGGTAAACGAGGATGTGTATATAGACCGCAGGCTGAGCCATAAAGCAGAGATCATCAACCGCATTGCTGTGGATGTCGTGGCAGTCGTGAACAATAAAGGCGGGCACAAAGCGGTTTTTCAGACTGCCGAAAAAGCAACCGGCACTGCGGCGGGCAGGGGCTTTCAATGGTCAAGGGAATATCAATCCGAATTTGACAGAAACCCCCAAGGCTATCTTGACATAGATGCAAAGTATTTTATGCCTGTGGTGAGAAACGTGCCGGTCTTCCCGGACAAGGATCTTAAGCCCGGCGAGACCTGGACCGCCGAAGGCCATGAAATGCATGACTTCAGGGACAGTTTCGGCATCGCCGAACCCTACCGTATCCCCTTTACTGCAAACTACACTTTCCTGGGGACCCGCGAGTGGAAAGGGAAAACATATCCTGCATTTTCGGTTTCTTACCGCATCTTTGCTGAACCTGCCGCAGTGCAGGGAAGAACCTGGCCCAGGCGCATTCTTGGCTCGTCGGATCAGACGGTTTATTGGGATTCTGATTTGGGGCAGGCCGCGGCCTACGAAGAGCATTTCCGCATGGTCTTCGACCTTTCCGACGGCAGGATCGTGGAATACCGGGGCAGGGCGAATGCGGAGATTGTCGAAGCCCCGGCTATGGATAAAGAAAAAATCGCGTCTGAAATTGCGAATGAAATAGCCCAGATTCCGGATGCCACTGTACGTGTTGTAGATGAAGGCGTAACGATTTCTCTCGAAAACATCCAGTTTGAACCTGATTCCGCGGTTTTGCGTCAGTCTGAGCGGGGAAAACTCGACCGTATTGCTTCCATTTTAAGCCGTTATCCCGAGCGGGATATACTGGTCGGGGGGCATACAGCCCTGGCAGGGACTGCGGAGATGAGGAGCCAGCTTTCCGCAGAAAGGGCGGGGGCAGTTGCAGAGTACCTCATAAGCAAAAAGGTGAGAGCGGCCGACAGGGTAGTGGTTCAGGGCTATGGCGCCGAAAGGCCCCTGGGGGACAACCGCACCGAGGCGGGCCGCCAGAGGAACAGGCGGGTTGAGATCACTATACTTGAAAATTAATAGCATTTCATAGTAATATTAATTACTCATGAATTATTCAAACCCGGCTAACCTTGCAGTTCTGGCGTGTCCCGGCGGTGAAATGTTTGCCGACGAGGTTGTGAATCATCTTAAGAAAGGGTATAAGCGGATTTTCGAAAAAATGTCCGCCGAGCTGGCCAAGCGCTACAGCCAGGATATTAATTATATTGCCAACAGGATCAACTTCATCAACGATGTTGTCAGCCCTGCGCATCATTCCCAGGGGAATATCGAAAAATTCCGGGCCCCCCATATCAAGGTTCCGGCCCGTTTTACCTGTTTTCCCAACGGGGAGATCAAGGCGGAAATACTCGAATCCATACGGGGTAAGGATATCTACATAGTCCAGGATGTTGAAAACCACTACCCTGTAAGCTTCAATGACGGAGACCTCAAAAAGGCCCTTTCGGTGAATGATCACCTCATGACTATGTTCGTTACAGTGGATGCTGCCAAACAGGCCGGCGCGGACCGCATCACCCTGGTAACGCCTGTCTATCCCTATTCCCGCCAGCACAAGGCCAAAGGCAGGGAAGGGCTTACCGCTTCCCGTGTAGGGAAGATAATGGAATTCCTTGGGGTGAACCGCATCATTACCCTGGACATTCATTCCCGGGAAATTGGCAATTCTTTTAACTGCATGCGCCTCGAAAATCTCCATGCCAGCTACCAGATCATCAGGGCGCTTTCCCATCTGCCCGGGGTTCTCTGCGATGATTTTGTGGTGGTGTCCCCGGACACTGGCGCTGTTGACCGGAATAAATTTTATGCCACCGCCCTTAAGAAACCGCTGGCCCTGCTTTACAAAGAGCGGGATTATTCCAAGGTTAGCCGGAATGCCCTTGAAAACAACATTGCGGAAATTAAGCTTTTGGGCAATGTAAGGGACAAGACTGTTTTTATGGCCGATGATATGCTTGGCACAGGCGGCACCCTTCTTAAGAACATGAAATTCCTCAAGGAACAAGGCGCGGGAAAGGTGATCTGTTCTGTAAGCCTTCCGCTTTTTTCGGGAGAAGCAATCAAGTATTTTGACGAGGCTTACAAGGAAGGGCTTTTTTATCGCATTATCGGGACTAATGCGGTGTACCAGGAAGATATTATTACCCGCGAATGGTACATCAGCGTCAATATTACCCGGCTTTTTGCGCAGACCATAAGCCGTCTTCACCAGGGGCTTTCGCTAAGCTCCCTTTTGGACAACCGGGATGTAATTGTAAAACTGTTGGCGGATAATTGAAAACATAAGAGGTTTTTTCGTGGAAATTTATAATTTGCCAAAAGAAACCAAAGCCCTCATTTTTGATATGGATCTTACCCTTTACACCTGCCCTGCCTACGGCAAAAATCAGATTGACAATCTCATCGCAATCCTGGGGAAGCAGCAGGGGAAAAATTTTGGGGAAATGAACAAAGAAATAGAAGCAAGGCGAAAATCCTGGGCTGCTTCCCATGGCGGAAAGAAGCCTTCGTTGAGCAATTTGTTCCTCGAATTTGGCGTGACAATGGATGAGAATGTGAAATGGAGGGAAGAAGCCTGCGAGCCCGAAAAATATCTTTCTCCTGACGCAAAGCTTAAAGAAACCCTCAAAACCCTTTCGACCCTTTTTCTGCTTGGAGTGGTGACCAATAATCCTGTATCCGTTGCCGAAAGGACACTCCGCTCTCTGGGGGTGGAAGATTGTTTTGCCGCATTGGTGGGCCTCGATACCTGCATGATCCCAAAACCCCACAAATTGCCCTTTGCAAAAATGTCGGAACTATTGAGTATAGATCCAAAAGCCTGCGTCTCCATAGGCGACCGTTACGATATTGATATTGGACTCCCTCTTGAAATGGGCATGGGCGGAATTCTTGTGGACGGGGTAGAAGATGTGTATGAATTGCCGGGTATTTTAAAAGGCGGTAAATTATGAGTAAGGCTAAAACTTTGATACCGGAAATTTTTGGCGGGCTTCTTGCGGAAATTTGCCTTTATACTCCTCTGGCCAAAGAGCGGCCTCTCCGCTGGACTCTCATTGCGAATCCCACAGCAGGGGGTTTTACCATAGGTTCCCGCTGGAAAAAGCACCTCCGCCAGCTTCAGGAGTGTGTCCTCCGGGCCCAAAAAAACCCGCTTCATGTTGACGCATTTCCCTCAGAGACAGGGTTGAAAGAAGGGGATGAAAACGGCCTTATACCCACAAGGCATGGTGGGCATGCACGCAGCATTACTGAAGCTCTCATCGACGAAGCAGGCAGTTATTCCGATATTTATGCAAAACGCCCCTTTAACCTCATCATTACTGCGGGGGGCGACGGCACAAGCCTTGATGTCCTTACAGCCCTCTACCATATGCCTACGGGCCTTCGCTCCCATTTCGCCGTGCTCCGCCTTCCCATGGGGACAGGCAACGACGGTGCTGACGCCTGGGAACTGGAAGATGCGTTAAGCCTTCTTATAGATCCGGCAAAGCCCGGCTATCAGAGGGCTTTAAGGCTCACCACCTCTACTCCCGGCAAAGGCCCTTTTCTGGCTTTCAATATACTCTCTGTGGGCCTTGACGCTTTTGTGACCCACATGACCAATAAAACAAAGGGCAAAATGCCCGGCGATACATATAAGCTTTGGGTTGACGTGGCTTCACTCCTTTACGACAGGCTCTATAAAGTTGGCAGCATGGATGTAAGCGCTTTTGACGAGCGCGGAAGGGAAGTCAGGTCTTTTAGCGAGAAAGTATTATTGCTTGCGGTGGGGGAAAGCGGCCATAGGACTTATGGCTCCCATAAAAAGATACTTCCCGATGACCGCAATGTATGCCTGGTTAAGCAGATGCCCATGCTCCGTAAAGTCGCCCTCAAAGGCCTTTTTACAACCGGCGAACATATTTTAAAACCCGAATCTGTTGTTTTCAATGCCCATAGGGTGGAATTCAGGGGTGAAGAACCACTGCTTGCCCAAATGGACGGTGAAACAGTATTGCTGCAAAAAAGGGACTTTCCCGCAGCAATAGAATTAACAGAACTTGTAATACCGGTGTTGAAAAAAGTTTAGTACTTTTCCTTTATTTCAACTGCTCTCACATTCCCCGAAGTCTTAAAAAGCTTTGCAATGGTTGCAATATCCACGGTATTCGGAATACCCGCTAAAATTTTAAGTTTGGTTGCCTTCCCCTTGGAACTCTGGCGCATGTCCATGGACTGTATGCGTATACCTGCGGCAGTAATGATATCCATTGCCTCTTTTGTACTGGGATTTGAATCGTCATAGATAAGCTCCAGCATTTTTGTCTGTTCACTGGGGAATACTTTGCGCTCCATAACGCCCAGGACAAAGAGGGTGATGAGGCCCAATGCCTCCGCAATGGCTGCGGCAATGAACATGCCCGCGCCTATAGTCAGTCCCACCGCAGCCATGAACCAAAGGGATGCCGCAGTGGTAAGGCCCCGAACATTGTTCCCCAGGCGTATAATGGCCCCGGCGCCCAGAAAACCGATGCCCGACACTACCTGGGCCGCAATACGGCCCGGGTCGCCGTTTTTCATGCCGGAAAATTCCTGGGGCAGCCAGATTGAAAGCAGCATGAGCAGTGCGGCGCCTGTGGTTATCAGTATGTGTGTGCGCAGCCCCGCTACCTGATGATGGCTGGATCGTTCAAAGCCTATGATTGCCCCTGCGCCAAAACTGATGCAGAGGCGGATTACCATGTCCCATTCGGTTAATATGTGGGGTTGCATAGGGTATTTTACCCTTTAATGCATTGGGATGTCAAAGGATAAAATTCAAGCAAAAACATTTCGCTTTTTTTAAGAAAATTGGTATATTATAATAGGAAGGAATTCATGTATGACATCAGGAAAAACATGCTTGCTTTGTCTCTTGCTTTTATTCTCGGGTTTGTCCTTGCCGCTCTGGCCGCAGGATATGCCGGGCATTTACGCGAATCTGGACGCATTGGAGAGCTTGATAGAAGATACGCTCTTGCAGAGCGGGGTGCAGCTCTCACAATTGGAAGCCTTGAACAAAACCTTGAGCGAGAACGAGCAAACAATCGCCTCCAACGAGCAGCTTCTGAGCGAGCAAGAGCAATTGTTAGGGGACTTGCGGAAACAACTGATCACAATGTCCGAAATCTACGCGAGGCAATCGGACTTATCCGCGAAATACGAACGCAGCTCCGCCTTCTGGAAGAAGTTTACCTTGATCGGCCTTCCGGTGACGGCGCTGATTAGCGGCGGCATTGCTGCGCTATTGATTGCGGCAAAGTAACCCTGTGATTTCTTCTGCGAATGCTGCAGTCTTCTCCTGCACAAGCTTGACAAAAGAATTGTCCCCGGCACTGCCGACAACCTGTTCCATCTCTTTTTTATTGCGGTATGTAATAGCCCTGAAAGGATCGTTAAAATCTTTTGCCCTGCTTGCATAGACCTGTTCCGCAATCCACACCCTGGTTTGAATCAGTGTTTCAAGTTCCTTTTTGAAAGCCTCGAAATCCTTAAGGGGATGTGCTTCACTGCTTTCCGCCTTGCAAAGATAGCGATACACTTCCCATGCGTGGCGGGCCTTGTCCTCGGCGTATGCGGCAGCCATCTCGTCATACGCAGCATGGATACTGTTCCAGTTTGAAATCTTCCCTTCCCGGATTCTGCTTCGCAGTTCATCCACGCGGAATGTTGGCGCTATTTGTCCCCCCATGTTTACCCATTCAGCAATCCTGCCGGGCTTCGTATTGAGGAGGGGCTTATCCATTTCAGAACAAAAAGAAGCCCATCCGGAATCCCTGCGGGTTTTAAAAGCTTCGGCCAGGGTGCCGATAGCATAATAGCGGAGCATTTGGCGGTAGGCGGTCCAAGCCTTACGGGGCTTTAGTATGACCTGCCCCCGGTGCCTTCGTTCAAGGCCCCGGGCCGGGAGGGCAGGATCTTTCTGGCTGTCTTCAGCGGGCACTTCGTATTCGGGGTCTTCATTTTCAGCGCTGTTCGAGCCGGCAGGATTGGGCGCATGATCGGCAGATATATTGGGCGCCGGCACTCCGGCATCGGACATCCAGGCTTCAATCTGGGCGAGGGCCGCGATGATCTCCTCCGCAGTGTCCGGGGCGAGATAATCCATTTCTATATGCTGTTCTTTGATCATCCGTTTGTCCCTTGCGGCGGCCTTCCAGGAATTCCGTTCCAGGGCATAAAGGTTGTACATCCAGAAATAGGCAGGCATCACTTCAAGGCGATCCAGTTTTATATTGTTGTTCACCAGCGAAAAGGGGAGGGTGATATTGAGCTCGTAGGGATAATCGCCTTTTGCGATAAGCACAAAGCTTGCGAAACGGCTCGAGTGCTTCAGCGTTACCGCAAGTCCCGGCCAGAAGCCGCGGCCTGCACGTATCTCTCCGTCATTGGCGCGGCTGTTGTGGTTGCTCCCGATAGTAGCCCCTGCTGCCATATTGCTCATGCCCTGGATAAGGCTGGCGATCAAAAATGAATTGTTGTGATGCTGCTCATGTACCGGGAAAATGAGGTTGTTAAGGATCTCGCAGCATGAGACTGTGGAGTTATCCCCGAGTACCGAATGGATAAGCCTTGCGCCGTATTTGAGGTTGCAGTTCCTGCCCATAACGAAACGCACTGCTTTTGAACCGTAAAAGGCATGGCTGCCGTAGCCCACAATGCCGTTGACCATCTCCACCCCTTCGCCAATCTGGCTTGGCTCATCTTCGGAAGAAAGGATGGAAATATTTTTAAGCTTGTTGGCGCCTTTGATGTAGGCGAATTCGCCAACCTGCATATCCTTGATAATGCGGGTGCTTTTAATCACAGAACCCGATCCTATGACGCCATAATTCCCCCTAAAGCCGCCGTACTGTTCCTGGGTGATGGTTTTAAGCTTTTCGGTAAATTGGATATCGTCCCTATAGGCAGCCCAGAAAAAAGCGTCCGAGGGCAGCATGTCCGCAAAGGGCAGAATGGAGCGGCCCCCTGCTTCATTCATTACATCAATCCAAATCCTGACATCCTCATCCTCTCCCTCTTTAAGAATGCCATTGCCGAATTTAGCGTGGTTCGTGGTCTCCATTTCGTCAATCCGGGAGAGTATCACTTCGTCGCCGATTATATAGTGCGAAATATAGGTGCAATCCTGAATAACCGCATTGTCTCCAATATCGCACGATATGATGGTGCTGTTCCTGACCCCTGCGGGCAGACAGAAATCATGGCGGCGCAGCAGGGTGTTTTTCAGCATCCCAAAACGTATAAGGCCGTAAAAGGCAGAATTTCGTATCAGGGCTGGTTCAAAGGGATCGGTCACAAGGAAGTTGTCCCAATCGGAGCAATAATTTTGGTTTTTGATGAGGATTTCAAGTTCATGGGGTTTAAGGTTTCGCCAGGCCTTGCTGCCGCCTGTCTGCTGATTGCGAATCCAGTATTCATCCTTTCCCTGGGGAATATACCGGGGGGGTATAAAATCATAGCCGTAGCGTTCAGGGGGCAGGATATTGGTCTCTATCATTATTCTCGTCCTTTTAGTACAATAAGTGTCTATATTATGGTTATATTGTAAGGTTTTGCAATAGAGGGGTGGATCATGGTCAAAGTCATAAAAAACGGTGTTTTTCTTTTAAATGGCAGGGAAATTATTGAAGATAATCAGGAAAACCGGGGGAAAATTCAATCACAGGCCCAGGGGCTTTCCCCTGATGCTGCCCGTCTTAATACTATAGCAGCCGGGATTCTTCTTGCCCATAATCAGGATGGCGGGAAGGGGCTTCCGCAAAGCCTGCATCTTAATTTTGATGCCATGGCTTCCCATGACATCACCTTTGTGAATATCATCCAGACAGCCAAGGTATCGGGGCTGGACGAATTCCCCATACCCTATATTCTCACCAACTGCCACAATTCACTCTGCGCTGTGGGCGGAACCAT is drawn from Leadbettera azotonutricia ZAS-9 and contains these coding sequences:
- a CDS encoding OmpA family protein, whose translation is MKKHILFLLLPFLVIAAFPVSADQFAYKHKAGDKYRIISTVNEDVYIDRRLSHKAEIINRIAVDVVAVVNNKGGHKAVFQTAEKATGTAAGRGFQWSREYQSEFDRNPQGYLDIDAKYFMPVVRNVPVFPDKDLKPGETWTAEGHEMHDFRDSFGIAEPYRIPFTANYTFLGTREWKGKTYPAFSVSYRIFAEPAAVQGRTWPRRILGSSDQTVYWDSDLGQAAAYEEHFRMVFDLSDGRIVEYRGRANAEIVEAPAMDKEKIASEIANEIAQIPDATVRVVDEGVTISLENIQFEPDSAVLRQSERGKLDRIASILSRYPERDILVGGHTALAGTAEMRSQLSAERAGAVAEYLISKKVRAADRVVVQGYGAERPLGDNRTEAGRQRNRRVEITILEN
- the prs gene encoding ribose-phosphate diphosphokinase, whose product is MNYSNPANLAVLACPGGEMFADEVVNHLKKGYKRIFEKMSAELAKRYSQDINYIANRINFINDVVSPAHHSQGNIEKFRAPHIKVPARFTCFPNGEIKAEILESIRGKDIYIVQDVENHYPVSFNDGDLKKALSVNDHLMTMFVTVDAAKQAGADRITLVTPVYPYSRQHKAKGREGLTASRVGKIMEFLGVNRIITLDIHSREIGNSFNCMRLENLHASYQIIRALSHLPGVLCDDFVVVSPDTGAVDRNKFYATALKKPLALLYKERDYSKVSRNALENNIAEIKLLGNVRDKTVFMADDMLGTGGTLLKNMKFLKEQGAGKVICSVSLPLFSGEAIKYFDEAYKEGLFYRIIGTNAVYQEDIITREWYISVNITRLFAQTISRLHQGLSLSSLLDNRDVIVKLLADN
- a CDS encoding HAD family hydrolase, with protein sequence MEIYNLPKETKALIFDMDLTLYTCPAYGKNQIDNLIAILGKQQGKNFGEMNKEIEARRKSWAASHGGKKPSLSNLFLEFGVTMDENVKWREEACEPEKYLSPDAKLKETLKTLSTLFLLGVVTNNPVSVAERTLRSLGVEDCFAALVGLDTCMIPKPHKLPFAKMSELLSIDPKACVSIGDRYDIDIGLPLEMGMGGILVDGVEDVYELPGILKGGKL
- a CDS encoding DUF4091 domain-containing protein, with the translated sequence MSDYDFFLTDSLEKVLPVARPRCIEDGKSIPVFPGTIPAVQLVYAKNRGEKRAFMPLPFSIEVEGAPVRAECRSVELVPVDFPSNEKTDEGYITHDPAMLPDLLVPLNEGKIIPQTNQYNAVWIEFPGITASQKGKHNVKIVIKSDDKIVFGNGDEFRVPENAQYKTCLNLTLDVLGETLPAQTLLHTQWFHADCLASYYRVVPLGEEHWKIIDAFIEPMMSRYGINTLLTPVFTPPLDTAYGTERLTVQLADIAKQGDVYTFGFEKLERWCRISKKHGITHLEIAHLFSQWGAKYTPKIMAKENGMEKKIFGWDVPSDSPEYRKFLEQFLPALRTACAQFGYDKEHTIFHVSDEPHGDGQMENYRKAKAQIADLVEGSLIVDALSDFNFYKQGLVEHPVPANDAITPFLEAGIKNLWVYYCVGQSRRVPNRFIALPSPRTRAMGVLMYLYNIAGFLQWGYNYYYSALSKSLVDPYLKTGGLKDWPGGDPFLVYPGADGKPVSSIHAEAHREGLEDMRILALAETIKGRDAVLKIINEGFEGTMTFFHYPLEASYYTELREKIAALIRESIR
- a CDS encoding MgtC/SapB family protein, encoding MQPHILTEWDMVIRLCISFGAGAIIGFERSSHHQVAGLRTHILITTGAALLMLLSIWLPQEFSGMKNGDPGRIAAQVVSGIGFLGAGAIIRLGNNVRGLTTAASLWFMAAVGLTIGAGMFIAAAIAEALGLITLFVLGVMERKVFPSEQTKMLELIYDDSNPSTKEAMDIITAAGIRIQSMDMRQSSKGKATKLKILAGIPNTVDIATIAKLFKTSGNVRAVEIKEKY
- a CDS encoding diacylglycerol/lipid kinase family protein translates to MSKAKTLIPEIFGGLLAEICLYTPLAKERPLRWTLIANPTAGGFTIGSRWKKHLRQLQECVLRAQKNPLHVDAFPSETGLKEGDENGLIPTRHGGHARSITEALIDEAGSYSDIYAKRPFNLIITAGGDGTSLDVLTALYHMPTGLRSHFAVLRLPMGTGNDGADAWELEDALSLLIDPAKPGYQRALRLTTSTPGKGPFLAFNILSVGLDAFVTHMTNKTKGKMPGDTYKLWVDVASLLYDRLYKVGSMDVSAFDERGREVRSFSEKVLLLAVGESGHRTYGSHKKILPDDRNVCLVKQMPMLRKVALKGLFTTGEHILKPESVVFNAHRVEFRGEEPLLAQMDGETVLLQKRDFPAAIELTELVIPVLKKV
- a CDS encoding DUF4954 family protein, which codes for MIETNILPPERYGYDFIPPRYIPQGKDEYWIRNQQTGGSKAWRNLKPHELEILIKNQNYCSDWDNFLVTDPFEPALIRNSAFYGLIRFGMLKNTLLRRHDFCLPAGVRNSTIISCDIGDNAVIQDCTYISHYIIGDEVILSRIDEMETTNHAKFGNGILKEGEDEDVRIWIDVMNEAGGRSILPFADMLPSDAFFWAAYRDDIQFTEKLKTITQEQYGGFRGNYGVIGSGSVIKSTRIIKDMQVGEFAYIKGANKLKNISILSSEDEPSQIGEGVEMVNGIVGYGSHAFYGSKAVRFVMGRNCNLKYGARLIHSVLGDNSTVSCCEILNNLIFPVHEQHHNNSFLIASLIQGMSNMAAGATIGSNHNSRANDGEIRAGRGFWPGLAVTLKHSSRFASFVLIAKGDYPYELNITLPFSLVNNNIKLDRLEVMPAYFWMYNLYALERNSWKAAARDKRMIKEQHIEMDYLAPDTAEEIIAALAQIEAWMSDAGVPAPNISADHAPNPAGSNSAENEDPEYEVPAEDSQKDPALPARGLERRHRGQVILKPRKAWTAYRQMLRYYAIGTLAEAFKTRRDSGWASFCSEMDKPLLNTKPGRIAEWVNMGGQIAPTFRVDELRSRIREGKISNWNSIHAAYDEMAAAYAEDKARHAWEVYRYLCKAESSEAHPLKDFEAFKKELETLIQTRVWIAEQVYASRAKDFNDPFRAITYRNKKEMEQVVGSAGDNSFVKLVQEKTAAFAEEITGLLCRNQ
- a CDS encoding dipeptidase, with translation MKFIDMHCDTLMTAYQKKREDIFTTDTMLDIKRLKEYGAMAQFFAIFMPGPGSDSFANAGGQFPDDEYIAYCLKVFENALVRHSDSIAQALTGNDVVKNSKAGKTSAILSFEDGRPIAGRLENLDAWHQKGIRLITLTWNGENCFGFPNSLDKTEMAKGLKPFGKEAILCMNELGIIIDVSHISAGGFFDVAELSKKPFVASHSNSYTLSPHQRNLTDEQIKLLADAGGVTGLNFAAQFLNADIECKKNTAALISAHAKYIKKIGGIDCVGLGSDFDGIEGELEIGKVQDLPLLFDQFSRDGFTDDEIERIAWKNTLRVMTDILG